atacaGAATTCCCGGTAAAATCTTTCTAAGGGCTCACAAGAGCTAGTTTTAACCAGTTTAGTCTAGCAGAAGTCGCATGTGTCTTTACTTAAACTGTATCATGACCAGCAATTTTGCTCTTTACCCGCAGATCCTGAAGAGCTACGCGGCGGCGCACCGCTCGCGGCGCACGACGCTGGCGCGCCTCGCGAGCAAGTACGGAGACAACCTGTTTATGGAGGCGCTGGTAATGACACTacgttataaataatattatactcgACTACAGAGACATTAAAATTGTGTCCCAATTATACATAGAAGATGATAAAAAATAGTATACTAGTATGTTGAAAAGTGATGGCTCAGCTCGCTTTATAAACACCTTTTATACTACGACTTTTAGACATCTGTGAACAAAAGTTACCCTCCATACAAGAAAATCACTTGACAATTTGACATACAAAATTGCTATGGATTAGCATTTTTTCCTTCAACTTCTTTTTTTGGTTCAACTTCTAAAACTCGTAGTACTTAAGTTGTTATAATAGCGAGCTGAGTCAGCCCCTTTCGACTTCCAGACGACATCATGTGTTAAACGAAAAGAATCCCCTACAAGAACccaaaaatacttattacagGGGTCATCTTATAGCGTAGCGTCTCTAGAAATTCTACCCATCACCTCCCACTCATTCAATCATTACCCCCCTCGCCATATTCCAGCCGGAGGGCGGCTACTCGCTGCGGTGCGCGCGCCTGCTGCAGGTGAGCTGGGCGCTGCAGAACAAGTGGTCCGCCATCGCGCCCTTCGTGCATCGGATGAAGTTCGACCTGGAATATATGGGTGAGCGAGattgtacggtcaggtgcagagaaacctgacccccctctcatagtaacaatgcttctgaggggggtcagtaCTGTAGCCATGTGACGCTTTCACTGgtagaaaagttacaaatattttagtttttcacctcaaaataaaacagttcaaAAGACTCGGAAGATTTTTTTTAGACAGTAAAAAACTGTAGATTCGTGTTCTCTggttttatattatgtgtcTATTGGTCAGTTATATTCTCGTATCATATTCCGCTTCTTTTTACTGTGTGAAGTTTATTTACGTTTGTTAACAGTTTAAAAACTACTTAGCCGATTTTAAAAGCGTGCATGCATAAAGCTTAATGTAAACTTTGAACCAATCAAAATGTTTTCTGTCCTGCAGACGAAGCCTACGTGAAGCAAATAAAGCATGTCCACAGCCAACTGCTGGATCCAGCGCTGGAGACAGACGAACGCACCTTCCTACTAGAGAAAATACTCGATATAATACTAGAAGCCAGCGGCGCCATGTCTAATGTTGAAGAATCTGAGACAGACACTGAAAATCTGAACAAAACACGAACTACACTAGACCAAGAACCTGATCTACCGGACACTAGAGAGAAAACTGTAAAAGTAAATCACGATTTGGGTAAGAAGAGAGTAAAAGACACGAACGCTAAAGATGCTGAGGTCATGGCGCCGCCGAAAAAGATTCCTAAGAAGGCTAAAGATAATATCAATCCTAAGAAGGTTGACAAACAAATCCCTACTGCAGTAAAAAAGACAGTCAATAATGCTGGAGATGCTGAAAGGATTTTAAAAGACAAGACTAAGAAAGCGGTTGAAAGTAATGTTGTGGTGGAAAATGATGGTAAAAAAGATAGCAACACTAAAAAGAAATCAATTAATCCGGGTGCAGTTGTAACTTCTAAGGATAAAGTCGATAGTGTGAAACAAAAAGATAATCAAGGCGTTAAGAAAGTTGTTGCGGACAGTAACAAAAAGGCTGCCGATGTCAAAAAAGTTAGCACTGGAAATATTAAGCAAGTAGACAAAGCTGTTGATGACAATAAGAAGATTGCCAAAGACAAAGTGATAAAAGAGATTAAGAAACCAAATGTAATTAAAAAGCCTGTAAGTGCCCTGAATACTAAAGACGTTGTTGATGTAAAGAAGGCTTCTATTGAAACTAGGAAGTCCACTAATGAGGTTAAACTCAAAAGTGTTACTGATgtcaataaacaaaaaatcatacctaaaaaaataccCAAACTTAACGAAAAAGAGAATGTTGTTAAAGAAAAGAATAATGATAACGCGAAAATTATAAGGAAACCGTTAAACAATGATATCAAAAAGGTcgctaatgaaattaagaaacCAGATGCCACACAGAATAAgttaaatgttataaataagttaagtGCAAAGGAAGTTAAGAAATCAAAACTACCTGTTTTAAGTGCTGAGAAGAGAGCTAAAATGGTTAAGTAAAAGCAAATAGTGACCTTAAATCAACCTGaatgttaaaattatgaaacaaacatgatatttttgtatagtTAAGTTTTGCTggacaataaaattacattgattatttcatagttttattaaagtttaaaacagtcttaaatttataaaagtggtAGTTAACCCTCCTTATGAATATATGTATTACACTCAGTACCTCAGTTCAGTACCTTTATAGGAAGAGCGCTTTGGATGGTGCTACTTATGTCAACCTTAAAtgtattgctgccttgctttgataGTATACGGGCAGAAAGATACAGTCAtagattaaaatttaatgagTACAATCGCTAAAAATTCCTTTCTGGTACTCGGCGATAACATAagctttaattatttattggcaGGTTATGGGGAGGGGTTTGTACCGCACGGTTAGTgaataaaatatctaaaatGACAAGTAATGTTGACCAATTGATCCAATACTGGTAAATTCattaacataatatgtaaatGTAGGTATGAACATATCTAACtatgtttataatataccACAAATTTATACAATCAAATGATTAATACTTGGAAagtacaaaaattaaaatgctAGCTTACATCGAGAATTCTAGAGATACTGTTAATgctaaaataaactttaaactttattttatttatttctatgtaaaatgttaataaaaactactaggtacttagttcTACTCTTTAGAATGAGTCCTTGAAGGGATAATTCTTGTGAGTATCACCCATactgaaaacaaaaagaaacattaaattacatttaagtCACCATTAGCCAGACATGGATGACGCTGACCTACGAAGTCCTTTCAAAGGGAAAATTGTTCCCATTATTCCCACCTTATTTTTATCTCTAGTACTTTGAGTTACGGGCGAAAACCAATGAAAAAAGTGTATAAGTGGCATAGCTGGGCACCGTTAATCAAATAGTTAACTTCGTTAATCGTTAATCCGCTACAAAATAAGTTAGCTTCGTTAAACGTTAAAGCGTTACATTTCGGAAGAGTTAACGGAAGTTAACGTTAATCGTTAATCGTTAATCcgttaatatattatgaaaattgCATTGTATATATCGTTACGTTAGTGAGTGAACGTTAGTAAGACGTTGGTTTAGGTGCTGAAAATTAACAGATTaagaagaaaacaaaatacttGTATAATTCAAAGT
The Plutella xylostella chromosome 24, ilPluXylo3.1, whole genome shotgun sequence DNA segment above includes these coding regions:
- the LOC105383625 gene encoding uncharacterized protein LOC105383625 — its product is MSGNEVMSEKKKVLIAYKQSLLDKISFCDKRIEEVRLNNTQTFFDDEDSSDSDSVLPQLNVGPSKAQLAVQKSTRSICLQATQELTSLQVLECEVNVRVDPPVLLDCVAPSEPGTWREVMAECRVDLVPFTITFCVHQPSSKFASCSYHGLRAAAVKEAHARELARSVLPGVRRPSDAVQILKSYAAAHRSRRTTLARLASKYGDNLFMEALPEGGYSLRCARLLQVSWALQNKWSAIAPFVHRMKFDLEYMDEAYVKQIKHVHSQLLDPALETDERTFLLEKILDIILEASGAMSNVEESETDTENLNKTRTTLDQEPDLPDTREKTVKVNHDLGKKRVKDTNAKDAEVMAPPKKIPKKAKDNINPKKVDKQIPTAVKKTVNNAGDAERILKDKTKKAVESNVVVENDGKKDSNTKKKSINPGAVVTSKDKVDSVKQKDNQGVKKVVADSNKKAADVKKVSTGNIKQVDKAVDDNKKIAKDKVIKEIKKPNVIKKPVSALNTKDVVDVKKASIETRKSTNEVKLKSVTDVNKQKIIPKKIPKLNEKENVVKEKNNDNAKIIRKPLNNDIKKVANEIKKPDATQNKLNVINKLSAKEVKKSKLPVLSAEKRAKMVK